A window of the Astyanax mexicanus isolate ESR-SI-001 chromosome 22, AstMex3_surface, whole genome shotgun sequence genome harbors these coding sequences:
- the tal2 gene encoding T-cell acute lymphocytic leukemia protein 2 — protein MTRKVFTNTRERWRQHNVNTAFAELRKLIPTHPPEKKLSKNEILRLAMRYITFLVTLLEKQQGEGAAAAHSPAALLTLITGNMQNLRSDRAWASDSDPHSPGSSSDGTTESW, from the coding sequence ATGACCCGTAAAGTGTTCACCAACACTCGTGAGCGCTGGAGGCAGCACAACGTGAACACGGCGTTCGCGGAGCTGCGTAAGCTGATCCCGACTCACCCGCCCGAGAAGAAGCTGAGCAAGAACGAGATCCTGCGGCTGGCCATGCGCTACATCACCTTCCTGGTGACGCTGCTGGAGAAGCAGCAGGGCGAAGGAGCCGCCGCCGCTCACTCCCCCGCCGCTCTGCTCACACTCATCACCGGCAACATGCAGAACCTCCGCTCAGACCGGGCCTGGGCCAGCGACTCCGACCCGCACTCGCCCGGATCCAGCAGTGATGGAACCACAGAGTCCTGGTAG